In the Chroococcidiopsis sp. SAG 2025 genome, one interval contains:
- the ebsA gene encoding type IV pilus biogenesis protein EbsA: MSIQQLQPANQQELRVYLPYFQGNKRNILPLAISLFKKGVMEGQRRIEGADGITFIATWNISTLPADLIRCRLQFDGNAELSYELLMQSSEYIDHLIDVILNFQRSRSTDFSKPFYRKLLRIEE; encoded by the coding sequence ATGTCTATTCAACAACTTCAACCCGCCAACCAGCAAGAATTAAGAGTTTACCTTCCCTATTTTCAAGGCAATAAACGTAATATCTTACCTCTTGCCATCAGTTTGTTTAAAAAAGGAGTAATGGAAGGACAGCGTAGAATTGAAGGCGCGGATGGTATTACTTTTATAGCGACTTGGAATATTTCCACATTACCAGCAGACCTGATCCGATGTCGGCTACAATTTGATGGTAATGCCGAGTTGAGTTACGAGCTGCTGATGCAAAGTTCGGAATATATCGATCATTTAATCGATGTTATTCTCAATTTTCAGCGCAGCCGCAGTACAGATTTTTCTAAACCTTTTTACCGCAAACTACTCCGCATTGAAGAATAG